One region of Flavobacterium sp. KACC 22763 genomic DNA includes:
- a CDS encoding tetratricopeptide repeat protein, translating to MKNTFVLIVLLTTIQFFGQNDQKIAFQKNKYELAISYYKKADFVKAIDLFSLAAKIKPENEIGKDAVSKVDTLRGVLRKEILSQVVGTWKRTGNQPVWSSATVSVNQSAFDELVEIKENEILFYEVDKKTQVKKLVKTENLVYNDNNCNVSAFSEIILSDGTIWNCSLNDKSNILHVVNVAVKTEEGIQKIMSDNEESYYVKL from the coding sequence ATGAAGAATACTTTTGTTCTGATTGTTTTGCTAACTACCATTCAATTTTTTGGGCAGAACGATCAAAAGATTGCATTTCAAAAAAACAAATATGAATTGGCTATTTCTTACTACAAAAAAGCTGATTTTGTAAAAGCTATAGATTTGTTTTCTTTAGCTGCGAAGATTAAACCTGAAAACGAAATCGGAAAAGATGCTGTAAGTAAAGTAGACACTTTGCGTGGCGTTTTGAGAAAAGAAATTTTAAGTCAAGTTGTTGGAACTTGGAAAAGAACAGGAAATCAACCAGTCTGGTCTTCAGCTACGGTAAGTGTGAATCAATCTGCTTTTGATGAATTAGTAGAAATTAAAGAAAACGAGATTTTATTTTACGAAGTTGACAAAAAAACACAGGTAAAGAAACTTGTCAAAACAGAAAATCTAGTGTACAATGATAATAACTGTAATGTATCAGCATTCTCAGAGATTATTCTTTCAGATGGGACAATCTGGAACTGTAGTCTGAATGATAAGTCAAACATACTCCATGTTGTAAATGTAGCTGTTAAAACAGAAGAAGGAATACAAAAGATAATGAGTGATAATGAAGAGAGTTATTACGTTAAACTATAA
- a CDS encoding M1 family metallopeptidase has product MKKKFLQFALIAFVLFAQDTIAQELYMPRNIKKAFENGTRSKDGKPGTNYWQNRGKYNMEISVDPKTRMVSGTETIIYENNSKDTLKELVIRFVNNLHKPTSSHGSDLSNDFLSDGLTISSLKIENEVYKEDARNWGTVGDVKLQKPILPHSKTTINIQWNYPLSKESGREGQIDETTFFVAYSYPRVSVYDDYNGWDRIPHTDRQEFYNDFNDYVFSVKAPKNYVVYATGDLLNPDEVLQPEFASRLKKSYTTDEILHIANEQEMKSGIVTKQYDWNVWKFEAKNITDVCFGLSDHYLWDASSVVVDKKTNRRASIQAAYDVKGLDFVNSVKNNQYALDWFSNKWPGVPYPFSKMTAFQGFADMEYPMMCNDSEMGNAVFAQLVQDHEVAHTYFPFYMGINETRYAFMDEGWATTFEYLIAIAERGKEAADKFYKDFRVSHYIYDRSSEQDQPIITMSTQVSGAGYGSNSYGKASLSYLALKDMLGDDLFKKALHGYMDTWNGKHPIPWDYFNSFNTATGKNLNWFFNNWFFTNNYLDIAIKGISADKKIITVENIGGFAIPFDVVITYADKSKITLHQTPAIWEKNQKTARIILKSSKKIEKIELDGGIFMDATPENNVLNVK; this is encoded by the coding sequence ATGAAAAAGAAATTTTTGCAGTTTGCATTAATAGCATTTGTTCTTTTTGCTCAAGATACTATTGCCCAAGAGCTTTACATGCCTAGAAATATTAAAAAGGCCTTCGAGAACGGAACACGTTCTAAAGATGGAAAACCAGGCACAAACTATTGGCAGAATCGAGGGAAATATAATATGGAAATTTCTGTTGATCCTAAAACTAGAATGGTTTCAGGTACAGAAACTATTATTTATGAGAACAACAGCAAAGACACTTTAAAAGAGTTAGTTATCCGTTTTGTAAATAATCTTCATAAACCTACTTCGTCTCATGGGAGTGATTTGAGTAATGACTTTTTAAGTGATGGATTAACAATTTCGTCATTAAAAATAGAAAATGAGGTGTACAAAGAAGACGCTAGAAATTGGGGGACTGTTGGGGATGTAAAATTGCAGAAACCAATTTTGCCACATTCAAAAACTACTATAAATATTCAGTGGAATTATCCTTTGTCTAAAGAAAGTGGGCGAGAAGGGCAGATTGACGAAACTACTTTCTTCGTTGCGTATAGTTATCCTAGAGTTTCAGTGTATGATGATTATAATGGCTGGGATAGAATACCGCACACAGACCGCCAAGAATTCTATAATGATTTTAATGATTATGTTTTTTCTGTAAAAGCACCAAAAAATTACGTGGTTTATGCAACAGGAGATTTATTAAATCCAGATGAGGTCTTACAGCCTGAATTTGCTTCACGTTTAAAAAAATCATACACAACAGATGAAATCCTGCATATCGCTAACGAACAGGAAATGAAAAGCGGCATTGTAACCAAACAATACGATTGGAATGTATGGAAATTTGAAGCTAAAAATATTACAGATGTATGTTTTGGTTTAAGCGATCATTATTTATGGGATGCCAGCAGTGTCGTAGTCGATAAAAAGACAAATCGTCGCGCAAGTATTCAGGCTGCTTATGATGTAAAAGGATTAGATTTCGTAAATTCTGTAAAAAACAATCAATATGCTTTAGATTGGTTTTCAAATAAATGGCCAGGAGTTCCTTATCCATTTTCAAAAATGACAGCTTTTCAAGGTTTTGCAGATATGGAATATCCAATGATGTGCAACGACTCAGAAATGGGAAATGCTGTTTTTGCGCAATTGGTTCAAGATCATGAAGTAGCCCACACTTATTTTCCATTCTATATGGGAATTAACGAAACGCGTTACGCATTTATGGACGAAGGTTGGGCAACCACTTTTGAATATTTAATCGCAATTGCAGAGCGCGGTAAAGAAGCAGCAGATAAATTTTATAAAGACTTTAGAGTAAGCCATTATATTTATGATCGCTCTTCAGAACAAGATCAGCCTATTATAACAATGTCTACACAGGTGTCTGGAGCAGGTTATGGAAGTAACTCATACGGAAAAGCTTCTCTTTCTTATTTGGCTTTGAAAGATATGTTAGGAGATGATTTGTTTAAAAAAGCTTTGCATGGCTATATGGATACTTGGAATGGAAAACATCCAATTCCGTGGGATTATTTTAATTCATTTAATACAGCAACGGGTAAGAATTTAAATTGGTTTTTCAATAATTGGTTCTTTACGAACAATTATTTAGATATTGCCATAAAAGGAATTTCTGCCGATAAGAAAATTATAACGGTAGAAAATATTGGAGGTTTTGCAATTCCGTTTGACGTTGTAATCACTTATGCTGATAAATCAAAAATTACTTTGCATCAAACGCCAGCGATTTGGGAGAAAAATCAAAAAACGGCTAGAATAATTTTGAAAAGCTCAAAAAAAATAGAAAAAATTGAGCTTGATGGTGGAATTTTTATGGATGCAACACCAGAAAACAATGTGTTAAATGTTAAATAA
- a CDS encoding NADP-dependent glyceraldehyde-3-phosphate dehydrogenase gives MSFIPEEYQINALINQDTYLVNGELKQWTGQTTPVFSTISSTEKYSPTLLGSIPFMGEKEAVEVVEAATNAYDMGQGLWPTMKVVDRIKCMEKFVKQMKETREEVVKYLMWEIGKSLGDSQKEFDRTVEYIYDTIASYKELNGRSSHFEKVQGVNAMIRRGPLGVVLCLGPYNYPLNETFSLLIPALIMGNTVIFKPAKHGVLCISPLLEAFRSSFPKGVINIVYGRGREVASPIMKSGKIDVLALIGNSKSAIALQDQHPNKNRLRLILGLEAKNPAIILPDADLDLAIQECITGSLSFNGQRCTALKVLYVHESIREEFNKRFAEKVDSLVFGNPWEKGVSLTPLPETDKPKYIQGLIDDAVHKGAKVINEKGGKHTDNYIFPAVLYPVNKEMRVYHEEQFGPVVPVLSFKDIKEPLKDMAESNYGQQVSLFGKDIKTLAPLIDALVNLVCRVNLNSSCQRGPDAFPFTGRKDSAVGTLSIPDALRSFSIRTFVASKDIDYNNEILQELLNSKESNFINTDYIL, from the coding sequence ATGAGTTTTATACCAGAAGAATATCAGATTAATGCGCTGATAAATCAAGATACTTATCTTGTAAATGGAGAATTGAAACAATGGACAGGGCAAACCACACCTGTGTTTTCTACTATTTCTTCAACAGAAAAATATTCGCCGACTTTATTAGGATCTATTCCTTTTATGGGAGAAAAAGAAGCAGTAGAAGTTGTCGAAGCTGCTACCAATGCATACGATATGGGACAAGGTTTATGGCCAACTATGAAAGTAGTGGATCGTATTAAATGCATGGAAAAATTTGTGAAGCAAATGAAAGAAACCCGCGAAGAAGTAGTGAAATACTTAATGTGGGAGATTGGAAAATCATTAGGAGACTCGCAAAAAGAATTCGACAGAACTGTAGAGTATATTTATGATACTATTGCAAGTTACAAAGAATTAAATGGACGCAGTTCACACTTCGAAAAAGTACAAGGAGTAAACGCCATGATTCGTCGTGGACCTCTTGGAGTTGTACTTTGTCTTGGACCTTACAATTATCCTTTAAACGAAACTTTCTCATTATTGATTCCAGCTTTGATTATGGGAAATACCGTAATCTTCAAACCAGCTAAGCATGGTGTTTTATGTATTTCGCCATTGTTGGAAGCTTTCAGAAGTAGTTTTCCAAAAGGTGTAATCAATATTGTTTACGGTAGAGGGCGCGAAGTAGCTTCTCCGATTATGAAATCTGGAAAAATTGATGTTTTGGCATTAATTGGAAACAGTAAATCGGCGATTGCTTTACAAGATCAGCACCCAAACAAAAACAGATTGCGTTTGATTTTAGGTTTAGAAGCTAAAAATCCAGCTATTATTCTTCCAGATGCCGATTTAGATTTGGCTATTCAGGAATGTATAACAGGAAGCTTGTCTTTTAATGGACAAAGATGTACGGCATTAAAAGTTTTATATGTTCATGAATCTATTAGAGAAGAATTCAATAAACGTTTTGCTGAAAAAGTAGATAGTTTAGTTTTTGGAAATCCATGGGAAAAAGGAGTTTCTTTGACACCGCTTCCAGAAACAGATAAACCAAAATATATTCAAGGTTTAATTGATGACGCTGTTCATAAAGGAGCAAAAGTGATCAATGAAAAAGGAGGAAAACATACTGATAATTATATCTTCCCGGCCGTTTTGTATCCAGTAAACAAAGAAATGCGTGTGTATCACGAAGAGCAGTTCGGACCAGTTGTTCCTGTGCTTTCTTTTAAAGATATCAAAGAACCATTGAAAGATATGGCAGAATCAAATTACGGACAGCAAGTAAGTTTGTTTGGTAAAGACATAAAAACATTGGCACCGCTAATTGATGCTTTGGTTAACTTAGTTTGCCGAGTAAACTTAAACAGCTCTTGCCAAAGAGGGCCAGACGCTTTCCCTTTTACAGGAAGAAAAGATTCTGCTGTAGGGACATTAAGTATTCCAGATGCATTGCGTTCATTCTCAATCCGTACGTTTGTAGCTTCAAAAGATATCGATTATAATAATGAGATTCTGCAGGAATTGCTTAACAGCAAAGAATCTAATTTTATCAATACCGATTATATTTTGTAG
- a CDS encoding rhodanese-like domain-containing protein: MNLSQEDWVAQLEADENAVILDVRTEDEFNDGYIENALNIDINKGQAFIYEIEELDKNKNYYVYCRSGARSAKACQIMNELGIENAYNLLGGILDWEGETVQP; the protein is encoded by the coding sequence ATGAATTTATCACAAGAAGATTGGGTTGCTCAGTTAGAGGCTGACGAAAATGCAGTTATACTTGATGTAAGAACTGAAGACGAATTTAATGACGGCTACATTGAGAATGCTCTTAATATTGATATCAATAAAGGGCAGGCATTTATCTATGAAATAGAAGAATTGGATAAAAATAAAAACTATTATGTATACTGTCGTTCTGGGGCGAGAAGCGCAAAAGCATGCCAGATCATGAACGAGTTAGGTATAGAAAACGCCTACAATCTGCTTGGAGGAATCCTAGATTGGGAAGGTGAAACAGTACAACCATAA
- a CDS encoding Crp/Fnr family transcriptional regulator: protein MQHSLKTIFPNFSNELIATIEENGSLQDFEAGTILMRTGQYIKNTVLIIKGKIKIYREGEDGGEFLMYYLQPGQACAISMICTAKSEKSQIMAKVVEDVTVMMIPLQLMDKWMMEHRSWYEFVIETYRSRFEEVLEVVDNIAFRSMDERLEFYLKRHSDACGCSEVNLSHQEIATELNTSREVVSRLLKKMEQRGLVKLNRNQIELLNTNFTN from the coding sequence ATGCAGCATTCATTAAAAACCATATTTCCTAATTTCTCCAACGAGCTTATCGCTACAATTGAAGAAAACGGAAGCCTTCAGGATTTTGAAGCAGGAACCATTTTAATGCGTACCGGACAGTATATTAAAAATACCGTTTTGATTATTAAAGGTAAAATCAAAATCTATCGCGAAGGCGAAGACGGCGGAGAGTTCTTGATGTATTATTTACAACCAGGACAAGCTTGTGCCATCTCGATGATTTGTACCGCAAAAAGCGAAAAAAGCCAGATAATGGCAAAAGTTGTTGAAGATGTTACTGTGATGATGATTCCGCTGCAATTGATGGACAAGTGGATGATGGAACACCGATCTTGGTATGAATTTGTAATTGAAACCTACCGAAGTCGCTTTGAAGAAGTTCTCGAAGTGGTTGACAACATCGCCTTCCGTTCTATGGATGAAAGATTAGAGTTTTATTTAAAACGTCATTCTGATGCATGCGGCTGTTCTGAAGTGAATCTTTCGCACCAAGAAATCGCAACCGAATTGAATACTTCACGAGAAGTGGTTTCCAGATTACTCAAAAAAATGGAACAGCGCGGTCTAGTCAAACTCAACCGAAACCAAATTGAGTTATTAAACACGAACTTCACGAATTAA
- a CDS encoding sulfite exporter TauE/SafE family protein: MEYLGFFASIVIGITLGLIGGGGSILTIPILVYLFKVNPDQATSYSLFIVGLTALFGSYSHYKMGNLKLKSALYFAVPSVISILIIREVIFPQIASTLFSVASYTVSKDFLIMIIFSVLMITAAISMIKKNQSEIKSAETNYLQLSLIGFLVGIVTGFLGAGGGFLIIPALLFFANLPMKQAVGTSLLIISINSSIGFAGDLYIGTPINYTFLLSVSAMALIGMLVGSQLSKKIDGTKLKPLFGWFVLVMGFYIIAKEVLF; encoded by the coding sequence ATGGAATATTTAGGATTTTTCGCTTCAATCGTAATTGGAATCACACTTGGCTTAATTGGCGGAGGCGGTTCTATTCTCACTATTCCTATTTTAGTTTATTTATTCAAAGTCAATCCCGATCAGGCAACTTCTTATTCCCTGTTTATTGTGGGATTAACAGCATTATTTGGAAGTTACAGCCATTACAAAATGGGAAATTTAAAACTGAAATCGGCTTTGTACTTTGCAGTTCCTTCCGTTATCTCGATTTTGATAATACGTGAAGTAATTTTTCCTCAAATTGCATCGACTTTGTTTTCTGTTGCTTCTTATACTGTTTCAAAAGATTTTCTGATTATGATCATCTTTTCCGTTTTAATGATTACGGCAGCAATTTCGATGATTAAAAAAAATCAGTCTGAAATAAAATCAGCAGAGACCAATTATTTGCAGCTTAGCTTAATTGGATTTTTAGTCGGAATCGTAACCGGTTTTCTTGGCGCTGGCGGCGGATTCTTAATTATTCCTGCCCTGCTTTTTTTCGCCAATCTTCCCATGAAACAAGCCGTTGGAACTTCATTATTGATTATTAGCATTAATTCTTCAATAGGTTTTGCGGGCGATTTATATATCGGAACACCAATAAATTATACTTTTTTATTAAGCGTTTCCGCAATGGCCTTAATCGGTATGCTTGTTGGAAGTCAGCTTTCTAAGAAAATAGACGGCACAAAATTAAAACCTCTTTTTGGATGGTTTGTCCTCGTAATGGGATTTTACATCATTGCCAAAGAAGTTTTATTTTAA
- a CDS encoding helix-turn-helix transcriptional regulator produces the protein MATTIKNKIRNIRELKNYTQEYMAERLGVTQAGYSKIEKGKTSLSYEKLVEIGRILDVSVEDIISFEYDKYFNSFNKITGNNNGSILINADNTSIIKELYEDKIQLLEKLLSRTEIELERYKDKFGTI, from the coding sequence ATGGCCACAACAATTAAAAACAAGATTAGAAACATTAGAGAGTTAAAAAATTACACTCAAGAATATATGGCAGAAAGATTAGGTGTAACTCAGGCGGGTTACAGTAAAATTGAAAAAGGAAAGACTTCTTTGAGTTACGAAAAATTAGTTGAAATAGGAAGGATTTTAGATGTCAGCGTTGAGGATATAATTAGTTTTGAATACGATAAATACTTTAATAGTTTCAATAAAATTACAGGAAATAATAATGGCAGTATTTTAATTAATGCCGATAATACTTCGATTATAAAAGAGCTTTATGAAGATAAAATTCAGTTGCTAGAAAAACTGCTTTCGAGAACCGAAATTGAGTTGGAACGTTATAAAGATAAGTTTGGAACAATTTGA
- a CDS encoding helix-turn-helix domain-containing protein, with protein sequence MSTIAKPKHIGRNISRIRELKGMKQEALAMAIGLSQQTVSNIESSEKVDSEKLAEIAKALGVTIEAIENFSEESVFNFFNNFYDNSSSQGNSFNQGMYATFNPLDKVVELYERLVQAEKEKVEYLEKLLKK encoded by the coding sequence ATGAGCACAATAGCAAAACCAAAACATATAGGAAGAAACATAAGCCGAATTAGAGAGCTTAAAGGAATGAAGCAAGAAGCTTTGGCAATGGCAATTGGTTTAAGCCAGCAAACTGTTTCGAATATCGAATCGAGTGAAAAGGTTGATAGTGAAAAGTTAGCAGAAATAGCAAAAGCACTTGGTGTTACTATCGAAGCAATTGAAAATTTCTCAGAAGAATCTGTTTTCAATTTCTTTAATAACTTTTATGATAATAGTTCAAGTCAGGGAAATAGCTTTAATCAAGGAATGTATGCGACTTTTAATCCTTTGGATAAGGTGGTAGAGCTTTACGAGCGATTAGTGCAGGCTGAAAAAGAAAAAGTAGAATATTTAGAAAAGCTTCTTAAAAAGTAA
- a CDS encoding DUF4365 domain-containing protein, which translates to MRYDKTERLGVIAADSIITDKIGWIFREQPIIDVGLDAIIEEVVNDEPTGKFLAVQIKSGQGNFYASEKSLSHYVSNIHYDYWLNLSVPIILIAHLPQKKETYWQLISKENFKKTRKRWKIEIPYSQKLDEKSKSELTSLLSKQNDKNFRIYMGEEDEGGYLLLEDIQCLPEATISINKLSEITRSLNDKAVVFKEKLFSFISEGLSEESPQILSLYKGFGDSIKIISKRTECETEIFSHLYSVGIFTFEKIALKMHYNGLKAVDFGADFSVADNLPFTIKYALDSFLSLKDAMATVSINHPVFKEAKEQYLEVMELLCFELNVAKTITENLVYKIHELKV; encoded by the coding sequence ATGAGATACGACAAAACAGAAAGATTAGGAGTTATTGCTGCTGATAGTATTATTACAGATAAAATTGGATGGATCTTCAGAGAACAACCTATAATTGATGTGGGACTAGATGCTATAATTGAAGAAGTTGTCAATGATGAGCCTACTGGAAAATTCCTAGCTGTACAAATTAAAAGTGGACAAGGGAATTTCTATGCTTCAGAAAAATCATTGTCTCATTATGTGTCGAATATTCATTATGATTACTGGTTGAATCTTAGTGTTCCAATAATTCTGATAGCACATTTGCCACAAAAAAAAGAGACTTATTGGCAATTAATTTCAAAAGAAAATTTTAAGAAAACTAGGAAGCGCTGGAAAATAGAAATTCCATATTCACAAAAGTTAGATGAAAAGTCGAAAAGTGAATTAACTAGTTTATTGTCAAAACAAAATGACAAAAATTTTCGCATATACATGGGGGAAGAGGATGAAGGAGGATATTTATTGTTAGAAGATATTCAGTGTCTACCAGAAGCTACAATTAGTATTAATAAATTAAGTGAAATCACCCGATCTTTAAATGATAAAGCGGTGGTTTTTAAAGAGAAATTATTTTCTTTTATTAGTGAAGGATTGTCTGAAGAGAGTCCTCAAATTTTATCATTATATAAAGGATTTGGGGACTCAATAAAAATTATTTCTAAGAGAACGGAATGTGAAACAGAGATATTTTCGCATTTATATTCTGTAGGTATTTTTACTTTTGAGAAGATTGCTTTAAAAATGCATTATAATGGATTAAAAGCGGTTGATTTTGGAGCTGATTTTAGTGTTGCTGATAATCTTCCTTTTACTATAAAGTATGCATTAGATTCTTTTTTGTCTCTTAAAGATGCAATGGCTACAGTTTCAATAAATCATCCTGTTTTTAAAGAAGCAAAAGAGCAATATTTAGAAGTGATGGAATTGCTATGCTTCGAATTGAATGTTGCAAAAACAATCACTGAAAATTTGGTCTATAAAATACATGAATTAAAAGTTTAA